From Calliphora vicina chromosome 3, idCalVici1.1, whole genome shotgun sequence:
ttttatatttttttcatgttaaaagtcttatatttatataaactaaaatttagtttctgttaccaatattacgcaaacaaaactatcacaaacgCCGAAATGTCCATCTGAAAAACCAAACAtagcaatctccaaattacttatcgtatttctctgcaaaccttaatgttaatttagttcaaacttgattcatatcttcatcttatatataaatagaccaaacgtttttttgtggtacacttttaagtatgttattgtccaccaatattaataaaacatattgttttcgaatttcggccaccgggatttcctagtacatataattccattatactgagtaacaagcgagtacaatataataaatatgaatacatttagagatactggatttgtatttatcaactaaaatagaggatatagctactttccctcatataaatgtacatatttattttagtcggttttgaaatctgaacaatccataattcattcaattaaaatccaaaatatagataaaagacatacattgacaatatattttggatataattggaatttaaaattacacatgaattacacattcactcaattacacatgggctacacatccaagttaaaattacacacaatatgtgtaattacacatgaagtggcaacactgtaaaagagcgacctagttcatttcagtgagctgagctgaaaagagcggtcacttcactgagctaataaacccaaaTCTACATGGAACTGATCAAACACTTAATGGTTATTATAGTACTGTGGTTTGTACCTGAAACTAACTAGCAACTAAGGCGTTTGTTGATTGAATAGGGAATAATTATGTATGTACTAggttattcaaattattccatttttctcttgttcgaataaaacgaagcattttttaaaaatgtaaagaatgaagttttgatgtaggttttttaatattttattgttaaagaaaagaaaaaaataacgttaaagttaacaattcaagtattaataatgttaaaaaacattcgaaaacaaagtccatcattaaattatcATCCTATTTTTACTGTGTGAACGAATCAAACATTAAGGATTAATAAATggataaaaacacaactttgttgacagtaaatttgttttacgattttcattacttagcACATAAGTATCATTTTGTGTGAACAAGAAGTagtaaattatacatatatgccTTTTTATTCCACACATTTGTTTATCCAATAAATctgcatatttaaataaattttgtaaagaaaaaagagTTTTTGCCCATATACATTTATAATTGTACAGATCGATTTAATGGTAAATTGCAgtgcaaaatatttgaaatattttgtaatcgAATCCAATAAAGCAAAAATGTGAAAGCAAACAATAACGTACTCTTATATACTTGTAGGTAGTAAGATAGATAaatagatatacatatgtaattagTACTTATATAAGTACATATTCATATATTTATACACATTGAAACCTATAAACGCGTTCGTTCATAAATATAAGAAATCCATGCCGATGGAATAGAATATCCTTACTTTGAAATAAAGCTAACATAGAGGGTATTAAGAAATATACTCAGCAtcaagtaaatatttatatacatacatattgtataaaatgtttgcactttgaaaaataaaaataaaaattaatatttctatttaCTACAACTTAATATTACTAtaacttattattttatgaGCTGATTCATGAATGGCTCATATAAATGAAAGTAAGCCAAAATGTGTTTGGTATCAAAATGAAAGAATTTATTAGGTTTTGAAAGAAAACCTAATGAAAGAATTTATTAGGTTTTGTTATTTACTTAAGTATCAAAgatgaattttgtttacatgGTTTGGTATGATCTTTAttagtattttgttgttttctaatGCTTTGTTGAGAGACAAAAAAAGTCAATTGTGGTTGATCTTAATAACTGATACCATTCTTTCTCATCTATTAGTTTTGAACAAATTATAGAAAGAGTATGAAAAAGTAAGAGAATTGCAATTTTgtggaattaattaatttttaacaattatataACAACATGCAattatataattgtttaaaattaatgaaaatatttttttttttttttatcaagcgttgatttgtatcaaatgtaatttttcccatttatatttcaatttcccaaaaaatataaataactcGTCTTAATTATTTGTGTATGTTTCTGTTTCTTTCAACCACTATAATTAAAATGGACCCATTATTTTCGGTTTCTAGTTTTAATACATACGACATAtgtatatcgttaccttaatatagaaaatatgatatatgagcgggacatttattgaaataaacgaaaatctaggcttacaaaaaaaaacgagttagggcctttctatattaaggtaacgatatgtacatatatggggcatttcatgtcaagtgaaccaacttttgaaatcgatgtcttccgattgggatgaaaaaaaataaatttggtcaattcacaaggtctcttatcagtcatattgttataatgtcctaatatatcacgactcggcggctcggcttaaccgactcttaggcattcggcggaggtctctgctggttggtaaCGATAACAcaagcatacagagtagtattatattaggacattatgacaatatgacatgataagagaccttgtgaattgaccaattatgtttacctaaaaatatttaaaatttttattttgaagtaaaatttggtgaagggtatataagattcgacatagccatatagctctcttacatgttaaatttatttaattttctttcaaaattggATGTTGATCTACAGAtactaaatacatacaaaaacaataactacgatattctataaatatttattttatatattagacAAATGTGTAACGAAAACCTTGATCTTTCTTTAGACCAAACTTATAAGAAATAGTATATTTAAGGAGTTAATCTTTCATTTCAGTTGAAAacatcgataattttttttagttcctTACTAACGGGATAACTCTAATGTATTTAGTTGTTTTCTACCCTTTTATTTAAAGACAAATAAATATCTATTGCAacattatatgtatatgtaagttgTTTCATTGTTAATTATTTGAAAGACAATTTCAGTATTTAATGTACGACTATGAaacattaaaatcaataaaaatacaaGATATACAAGTAAAAGaacaacaataattttaaacagaTGTGCACTAACTTGAATTCCTATTCGGGAAAATTTTCCCGACGTTGACCAGGCCATCTCCGTCAACGACGAACGCTATAGATCGATAATTACTAATTTCTTTTCGTCTGAATTGGATgctatggacaccaacgacatgtggttcgTAGTTAAAAGTTCAAAACGAATATTTCCTGATTTTAAACATCATCATGCTTACAAAATTCTACAAACCGTCTTTAGTGTCTTgtgataaacatttttgactttatttatttattgaatatttgtagaACTTTTGTAAGCTAAAAAAAAGCAggagtttttaacaaaaaaaactattgtacACTCCAAATTTGTccttttattacaatatttctatacaaatataaaaatccaGTACATACTTTGGCACACATAGGCATTTTATATTGTTCAACCtttcagtttttattaaatatcttATTATGCACATACATACGAGtagataaatataaatatcgtctccgcatatttgtattttttttaaataacctcTAGATCAATAAAAGCTGGGAAAACACCTTAAAGCACTGTTTGAGTTTTAATAAATGGCTCTAACAAAATgatgaaaatttcataaaacacctcaattcatataaaaaaaggacATTTCTCAAGTAAATTGCAAAACAAACAGGAAGAAATATTTCCAGGATATGAAAATTGAGCTTTATGGTAACCAACACCAATCGGaaattagtaaaatataaattattaaggaGTATCATatttataacacaattttctttttagCACATGTCTTAATATTTTCCTAAGAATAAGTAAATATACTCATTCTTATGTAcacatattatttatatacacataatacTGGTATGTACTAAGTTCTAATTTCTCAATATATCATATGTTGCCTTTgtgagaaatataaaaaaaattatgaaaatctttaaaaaggACCTTATTATACTTTGATCCAGCTCTCCATATACTGACGACAGGACACAGATTTCGAGAAACGGTATCTTACAATGaattatacttttattttagttgggaacatccaTCCATAATTACATTGATTAATTTTGCAATGTATTTGTATACAATatcttccaaaatatttttataattttgtaaaagagATTTCAATGTCTCATACAAATGTATTGTActtctttcataatatttaattgaGAAAATATCTAAAGAgaagaacaaaaatttatattctatTTCGAACATACATATTAACTAAAACTGGtttgttgtgtttaatttcgagtaaaaaaaaaccaacctgataaaaaaacattttaattaaataattagtcATTTAACACGTGAAACATATTTGCTTTGAAACTTCACTTAACTATTGAATACTTAGAATTGttctttataattaaatttaacctttaaatttgtaaaaattaaaatgaaaaaaataaacaaatttgcgAAAATGTTGAGAAATTATTATGATTTGCATAAAATtacgaatttaaaaataaaaaaaagtgtcaTTCCTCTCAGGAGTAAGTAGTGTTTACATCATATACTGCATTAGagatgtaataaaatatttggcaCATGACTAAGCCTTGGACaatgattaatttattaattttcggCTTATTTTGGAACCACTTTAGTTCATCAGGGCTTGAAAAATAAGttacatattatatatttcaCAAGTATCAAACAAATATCTGtcaagatttttataatttcaaacttttttcatatttttgtgcatattttgcagtttttttaatatttttcgcatgcatattttaaaatttgtttgtgcaTATTTAAACTTGGCATGTTCTTcagatacatatttacatacataatatttaacataaaaatcaatttttttttccagtgtattattttgttttttaaaacgacATTGCAAGTAGCTTCTTTAGATATTTGAATTAGGTGATTTAtggacttttatttaaaaaaaaatattatttattattttaaatcataacaGTATTACTGCAATTTGATTTTAATCTTatctatttactttttttcagcAACTAATAAATACTTTAAGTGGTCATCTATTATACTGTCTACCAAATCCAATGCaacgaaataaaatattcagTATTTTAGTAACTTTTGAATCATGTGGATATCGTGGCAGAAAACCATTGCATTATATTATTTAGTCTTATTTTGTATGCTAAATGCGCatggaaaaattttagattATGAAGAAAGTCAAGATGATTCCATAAAGTTTTATGTATACACCAGACAAAATGATGAGACACCACAACCTTTGAAAGCGGATGTAGAGTCTATAGTGCGAAGTGTTCTAAATCCGACCAAAGAAACTACGTAAGTTAAATGCTTCGCTTATCTACAAATAAACACAAAGGAATATTTTATAGTTCGATtcgaaaagaaaatcttttgaacaatttttctttacaatcgAATAGCGCAAAGTAACAGTTAaactacataaatataaatatttttaatctctAATCTTACCTTCACATACAGAATGGCTATTCACGGTGAGCTAGGAAACAAAACTGCTGAGGAATATTTGATAATTAAGAactctaaattaaaaattaatgatgcCAACGTTATTATAGTGGATTATAGTTTCCTAATTGAAGACGAAGATTTTGAAGCTGTTGCCATTTCGGCTGAATTAGTAGCCAAAGCTATTGCTGATTTACTTATATTGCTGCAAGAGAGTTTCAATGTGAATTTGCAAAACATTGATATAGTAGGTTTTAGTCTCGGTGGCCAAATTGCTGGACTTGTGGGACAAAACGTTTATCACCATTTTGGTGAAAAGGTGAAACGCATAACAGCTCTAGATCCCGTGGGAATACTCTTCACTGAGACCACTCCAGCTAACGAAAAATTAACTCCTGATGACGCAGATTATGTGGAAGTTGTACATACGAATGCCGGTGAATACGGATATCAGACACCCTGTGGTCATGTGGACTACTATCCGAATGGTGGTAAAATTCAATCTGGTTGCAGTGTCACTGATAACATTTGCTCTCACAATCGTGCATATCAATTAATAACCGAAATGTGGTCACCAGTTGAAAATCATGAATTGTTACTGCTTAAAtgtgaaaatgtcgaatttatGAGCTTGGACTCTTGTCGTTGGCTAAACGAAAGAATGGGTGAATTAGGGCTGCAGCCAAAGGGTCTGTATTATGTAGAAACTAATAACAATGTTCCTTTTGGTAAAGGAGcttttaaatcacaatttttataaaatgtgattgTGAATGGTTTCCATAACCCTCTGTTGGAGTAATGTATTTATGAACTAACATTTGCATTAAGAAAATCCAATAAATTCTaaagtttcatttttatttacatacatacatacattttatttttgttcttcaAATTACACCCTACACTTGGCGCTATTCAACAATATTGTGCATACTAAGATGaagtgtacatacatatatgtacacagagaaaacagattcgtgttcacaaccgaatttgtgcCAATCGAATTCAGTCGGTTGCATGTACTATCGACTGAATTCGGTTGAAATTACTGAATATATGGTACTCCCAaccgtttaaaaaaataatgcggTGATAACGACTGGTAcgattcttttatttttgtgaattgaaataaaaactgtttttttttctttttctttttttaaaaaacaaatgattTATCAGATGCAATTATAAGGGACAATAATTGTACATTGTATATTGTACATATAATAAATGAATTGTTCTTGATGAGATTCAGCTTGGCAGGATTAGTAGTTGATTCTACGCTCCATCATTCATTTCATGATTAGCTTAAAAACATTACCTATCAAACTGCGTTTCGGAATTAAAAGTAACATCCTTCGTAGAGAGttgataaaaaatctaaaagagAAACACATTCTTACTCAGGACACAAAATTGTAAACATGCAAATGCatttacaaaatatgtttatgtatGGATGCAGAAGcataaatatgattaaaatTACATTCGAAGATACTGAACTTACCTATGTATTTACTCTgatatatcaaaatattaatcaccaattaattatttatatttttctattttctgatgtattttgtattctaaaattttcaattaattttaatttattttattctgatGTCAGAAACTCAACACCATTTCATTATTGCTTTCGGTGGAGAACATCGAATTAATTTGTATTGTAATCAATTATTCAGGTAGAGTAATCGAATATTTATTTCTGcaattaaggtttttattacaaacaattttatgattaCAACAACTAATAATTTGGATTTGGAGCGAACAATGCTAAATTCAATTCAGTTGTAATTTTCgaattagtaaaataaaatttagcaaagACACATATCGGTTAAAgtgaacaatttttcaattgttgaaATCATGATTCGATTGCCATTGTGATTTTGCATTTCTAGACATTGAAAATGGgttgtgtttaaatatttttaagattagCAACTAATTTTCGGTTTatcttattaaatattaatattaataaccgAATTCCGaccaatctgttttctgtgtgtataataTTCGCCTGTGCCTAAATGTTACATGTTTATTTCCATACCACATATTTGATTTGGCATCTAAGTGCGTAATTTCAATATATAAGTTCGATCAACTTTTATTTATGGCTAATTCGGTATGTTAGACACGTATAAAGGATgtgtaaaaatttgtaaactTTGGAAACTTTTTCTAACAACTTTAAGATTCTTTTTTCTTGTGGATTTTCTTAGATCTTTCAAAAGTTCATAATAActataaagaaaacaaagaaatttataGTACATAAAAAATACTCAGCCAATTTATGTACgaacatatttattaatttactatttgtgtatattcttttattttataaattcgaTTACTTAATAAGGTTCGTTTACACTATCtaagtaatttaaataatttaagttaATTCGGAGTTTTATACAGTATTTATTCCCGgtctatacatataaatatttctcaGATTCATCGTAATctaaattagtaagaaaacatattttgtcagaggatattgtataaaataatagaattaaaaagtaattattcaaataaattacataaaaactttagtatttatgtaatttatttattgtgtgtGATTTGTACATTCATTGTGTGTGATTTTGtgcagaaaagaaacaaacaatgataaaaaaattataaaccaaTAAATTAGCCTGAGTtgaaaacgaaacaaaaaaatacttttcataATATTTCTATATTGTAATCCTATATTGACACTTTAATAGCATTCGCTTTAGCTATTTCAATGTTATAACATGTATTCTAcacattatataaaattattttatttcaatataaaaagttCGTTTATGCGACAAACCACTAAAAACccgtaaaaaaaactttgtcaaGCTTTTTTATACATTCGAGCACATTAGGATAGACCAATTGTTGACCAAAAAACAATGTCTAATGAAAGGCTCAACGAacgatataaaataaatttccagGCAAATCGTGTTTTTTCCATTTCTTTTACaaaagttttagatttttgaaaacGAGCATGATATCATGCGTACatactagggtgatcgattcttcgacagtttttagaaaccggttttaggtttcttcgaaa
This genomic window contains:
- the LOC135954859 gene encoding phospholipase A1; the protein is MWISWQKTIALYYLVLFCMLNAHGKILDYEESQDDSIKFYVYTRQNDETPQPLKADVESIVRSVLNPTKETTMAIHGELGNKTAEEYLIIKNSKLKINDANVIIVDYSFLIEDEDFEAVAISAELVAKAIADLLILLQESFNVNLQNIDIVGFSLGGQIAGLVGQNVYHHFGEKVKRITALDPVGILFTETTPANEKLTPDDADYVEVVHTNAGEYGYQTPCGHVDYYPNGGKIQSGCSVTDNICSHNRAYQLITEMWSPVENHELLLLKCENVEFMSLDSCRWLNERMGELGLQPKGLYYVETNNNVPFGKGAFKSQFL